In Streptomyces sannanensis, the DNA window AGGCGGATCGAAGTGATAGACCGCCAACACGTGCACCACAGTCGTGGGGATGCCTACCAGGCATGTGCCACCCGGCTTCAGTACGTTCTCCGCCGGTTCCGTTCGGAAGATTTCCCACTCGTGGGCCTCAGGCGTTGGAAGCGCCCGCTGGCCGTTCCACCTGATGTTCTTGGCCTGCGGGTCCACCTCCAGCCACGGCCACCGTACGGAGACGTAGTAGCGGGAGACCTCGGTGACCGTGGTCTCGGTGAACGGGCACTCCAGCATCAGCACATCACCGGGCCGGTAATCGTCAATCATGGACGCATTCTGTATGCCCTCACTGGCACGTGACCGAACGGGTATCCGGTACCCCGGGCACCTGAACACTACCCATCGCGCGAGCTCCGTTCCACCAAAGCCACCTCGCTTGAGAACAGCGTCCGAGACCCTCAAAGCCATCGGCTGCCCCGGTAGATAGAGATCAATCTCAGTGCAGCCGGGTCAGGCACCCGGTGCGAACAGCTCCTCCTGCGCCGCGTCCCGCGCCGCGAAGAGGGCGCCGCGCAACACCGCCTCCCCGCCCAGCGCGGCCGCGCGGACCTCTGTGCGGAGCGGGGAAAGAGATGCGAGGCGGGCCTCGACGCGGGCGGCGAGGGCCTCGCCGCCCGCGTGGCCGATCTCGCCGCCGAGGACGACGCAGCCCGGGTCGAGCACGGCGGTCACCGCCGCGGCGCCCACAGCGAGTCGCTCGGCGAGAGCGCCCAGAAACTCGGGATCGGCGGACCGTACGGCGTCCTCGGTGTCGCCCTCCACCCCGTATCGTGCGGCGAGTTCGCGTACCGCGGCCGCGCCGGCCAGCGAGTGGAAACCGCCGTCGCACCCAGTGGCCGAGGGCAGCGCGCCCGTGCCCGGCACCGGCAGGAAGCCGACCTCGCCCGCACCGCCCGACGCGCCCCGGCGCACCTTTCCGCCCAGGACGACGGCCGCACCCACTCCCTGGCCGAGCCAGAAGAGCACGAAGTCGTCCACACCACGGGCGGCGCCGAGGCGCTGCTCGGCAACCGCGGCCAGGTTGGTCTCGTTCTCGACCAGTACGGACGCGGAAAGGCGCTGCTGGAGGGCGGCGACAAGAGCACGGTGCCATTCGGGCAGCCCGGTGGATTCGCGCAGTTCGCCGGTGACGGGGTCGATCAGACCGGGCGCACCGATGCCGACGCTGTGCAGCCGCTCGGCACCGGCCTCGCGCGCGGTGCGTTCCAGCAGAGCGGCGGCCTGTTCGACGGCCTGCCCGGTGCCGGTGTGGCGGCCGATGGGCAGGGCGGCCTCGGCAAGGGTGGTGCCGAGCAGGTCGGCGACGACGACAGTGACGCTGTGGGTGCGTACGTCGAGGGCGGCGAGGTGGGCACGGTCGGCGACGATCCCGTACAGCCGGGCGTTGGGGCCGCGCCGCTCGGCGCCCGCCTCACCGACGACCTGGACCAGGCCGGAACTCTGGAGGCGTTCCACCAGGCCTGCGACGGTGGGCCGGGAGAGTCCGGTGAGGGTCTTCAACTGCCCTGCCGTCAACGGGCCTTCCTGCTGGAGAAGCTGCAGGGCCAGCCGGTCGTTGATGGCCCGGGCAGTGCTCGGTGATGCGGGCATGCCGGGCATCCTTCCAGATCCACACGACGAGTTCTAACTATCATGAAGGGTTCCTGATAGTTTACGGCGCATGTTGACCGACGTGAGGCGGGCCCGCTACGCCGTGGCTGCCGTCTTCTGCGTACACGGCACGGTCACCGGCAGCTTCGCCACCAGGATCCCCTGGATCCAGGACCACGCCGGAGTCTCCGCCGGCCAGCTGGGCCTCGCGCTGGCCTTCCCGGCGATCGGATCCTCGCTGCTGATGCCGCTGTCCGGCGCGATCACCCACCGCTTCGGCTCCCGCATCGCCCTGCGCGGACTGCTGGCGCTGTGGACGCTCTCCCTCGCTCTGCCCGCCTTCGCCCCCGATCTGCTCACCCTGTGCCTCGCGCTCTTCGTGTACGGCGCCACCTCGGGCATGTCGGACGTGGCGATGAACGCGCTGGGCGTCGAGGTCGAAAACCGCCTCGGCCGGTCGATCATGTCCGGCCTGCACGGCATGTGGAGCGCGGGCGCACTGATCGGCTCCGCCGCGGGCACGGTCGCCGCGCACGCCGAGGTCGACGCCCGGCTGCACCACTGCCTGGCGGCCGGGGTGCTGACCGTACTGGGCCTGCTCGCCTGCCAGGGCGTACTCGACCTGCGCAGCACGCCCGACGAGCAGCCCCCGCCGCGCTTCGCGCTGCCGCCCAGGCCCGCGCTGCTCATCGGCGCGATCGGCTTCTGCGCCGTCTTCGCGGAGGGGGCGAGCCTGGACTGGTCGGCGGTCTATCTACGGGACGTACTGGACACCTCGCCGGGTGTGGCCGCCGCCTCCACCACGGCCTTCGCGCTGACGATGGCCGTGGCGCGGTTCGCGGGCGACCGGGTCGTCGACCGCTTCGGCGCGGTACGGACCGTACGCGCGGGCGGGGTGCTCGCCACGGCCGGCGGCCTGCTGGTCGTGACCGCGCCCCACCCGGGCGTCGCGATGACCGGCTTCGGGCTGATCGGCCTGGGCGTCGCGGTGGTCATCCCCCTGGCCTTCGCAGCGGCGGGCCGCAGCGGCCCCAACCCGAGCCAGGCGATCGCAGGCGTCGCGACCATCACGTATACCTCGGGCCTGATCGCTCCCTCGGCAATCGGCGGGATCGCCGATCTGACGTCACTGGTGGTGTCGTTCGGCCTGGTGACGCTGCTCGCGTCGGGCCTGATCGCGGGGGCGAAGGTGCTACGTGCGGGCAGCGCCGTGCGTCGGCTCTCCGCCGCCCCGGTGGAGTGAGGTTGCCGCGCGCCGCGTGGCCGACCGGCGTGTCCGTCCTCAACTCCCCAGCTACCTCCCCCAGCTGCCACTGGGGGTGCCCCCAGAAGTGCCCCAGGACAGGCTTGGAGGTTGCTGCCGTTAGCCGGGTGCGGGACGCTGACGCACGCCACGCCCGGGCCGGGTGACGCGCTCCAGCGGGCACACCGGCCAGCCCGAACGGAGAGCGTCACCGACTCAGTCGGCCGGAGCGACGCAGGACGCGACCACCCGCGCCCAGCGGTCGGTCATCCCACCCCACACCGCGCGCAGCGCCGGCTCGTCGTGGTCGACCTTGCGCACCACGTCGTCCGGTTCGAGCCCCAGCGCGCGGACCGGGGTGTCGTCGGCCCGCCCCCAGTGGCTGATGTCGGACGCCAGCACCTCGGGGTGGAACTGCACGCCCCAGATGTGGTTGCCCAGCCGGTACGCCTGGTGGGCGCAGCGCTCGCTGGTGAGGAGCCGGACCGCACCGGCCGGGAGGTTCTCCGTCTCCTCCCAGTGCCACTGCACGGCTCGCGGGCGTTCCCCCAGTGCGCCGAACAGGACATCGTCCGCGCCCTCCTGAAGTGGCGTCAGGTCCACGAGGCCGACCTCGGGACGGAGGGCGTGTCCGACCTTTCCACCGCAGGCCACGGTGAGCAGTTCCATGCCGAGGCAGATCCCCAGCGTGGGAAGGTCACGGGCGACAGCCTGCCGGAGCAGTTCCCGTACCTGCGGCAGCCAGGGCGCCCGTTCGTCGTCGTACGGGCCCATGGACCCGCCCAGGACCAGCAGTCCGTCGTGGTCGTCCAGGCTGCCGGGCAGCGGGTCGCCCTGCCAGGGGCGGCGGAGATCGAGCCGCAGCCCCGCCTGTACGAGCCGCTCTCCCACCATCGCGGGTCCGGTGCCGTCCTCGTGCTCGACGACCAGGACCACCGGGGCGCTCACAGGCGTCCCGCCTCGACGATGCGGCGCAGGAAGGCCCGCGTCCGTTCCTCCTGCGGTTCGCCGAAGATCTGTTCCGGCGGCCCTTCTTCCAGGAGCACACCCTGGTGGAGGAAGCACACCTTGCTCGACACCTCCCGTGCGAAGCCCATCTCGTGGGTGGCCAGCAGCATGGTCATGCCTCCTT includes these proteins:
- a CDS encoding type 1 glutamine amidotransferase, which codes for MSAPVVLVVEHEDGTGPAMVGERLVQAGLRLDLRRPWQGDPLPGSLDDHDGLLVLGGSMGPYDDERAPWLPQVRELLRQAVARDLPTLGICLGMELLTVACGGKVGHALRPEVGLVDLTPLQEGADDVLFGALGERPRAVQWHWEETENLPAGAVRLLTSERCAHQAYRLGNHIWGVQFHPEVLASDISHWGRADDTPVRALGLEPDDVVRKVDHDEPALRAVWGGMTDRWARVVASCVAPAD
- a CDS encoding MFS transporter → MLTDVRRARYAVAAVFCVHGTVTGSFATRIPWIQDHAGVSAGQLGLALAFPAIGSSLLMPLSGAITHRFGSRIALRGLLALWTLSLALPAFAPDLLTLCLALFVYGATSGMSDVAMNALGVEVENRLGRSIMSGLHGMWSAGALIGSAAGTVAAHAEVDARLHHCLAAGVLTVLGLLACQGVLDLRSTPDEQPPPRFALPPRPALLIGAIGFCAVFAEGASLDWSAVYLRDVLDTSPGVAAASTTAFALTMAVARFAGDRVVDRFGAVRTVRAGGVLATAGGLLVVTAPHPGVAMTGFGLIGLGVAVVIPLAFAAAGRSGPNPSQAIAGVATITYTSGLIAPSAIGGIADLTSLVVSFGLVTLLASGLIAGAKVLRAGSAVRRLSAAPVE
- a CDS encoding ROK family transcriptional regulator, producing MPASPSTARAINDRLALQLLQQEGPLTAGQLKTLTGLSRPTVAGLVERLQSSGLVQVVGEAGAERRGPNARLYGIVADRAHLAALDVRTHSVTVVVADLLGTTLAEAALPIGRHTGTGQAVEQAAALLERTAREAGAERLHSVGIGAPGLIDPVTGELRESTGLPEWHRALVAALQQRLSASVLVENETNLAAVAEQRLGAARGVDDFVLFWLGQGVGAAVVLGGKVRRGASGGAGEVGFLPVPGTGALPSATGCDGGFHSLAGAAAVRELAARYGVEGDTEDAVRSADPEFLGALAERLAVGAAAVTAVLDPGCVVLGGEIGHAGGEALAARVEARLASLSPLRTEVRAAALGGEAVLRGALFAARDAAQEELFAPGA